Proteins co-encoded in one Ammospiza caudacuta isolate bAmmCau1 chromosome 38, bAmmCau1.pri, whole genome shotgun sequence genomic window:
- the PSENEN gene encoding gamma-secretase subunit PEN-2 — protein sequence MNLERVSNEEKLQLCRKYYLGGFLLLPFLWLVNVVWFFREAFLAPPFGEQPRIKAYVLRSALGAGLWGLGLGVWVGLFQTRRGQWGALGDALSFTQPMGEP from the exons ATGAACCTGGAGCGCGTTTCCAAcgaggagaagctgcagctgtgccGGAAATACTACCTGG GtgggttcctgctgctgccgtTCCTCTGGCTGGTGAACGTGGTTTGGTTTTTCCGCGAGGCGTTCCTGGCCCCGCCCTTCGGGGAGCAGCCGCGCATCAAAGCAT ACGTGCTGCGCTCGGCGCTGGGGgcggggctctgggggctgggcCTGGGCGTGTGGGTGGGGCTGTTCCAGACGCGCCGCGGCCAATGGGGAGCCCTGGGCGACGCCCTCAGCTTCACCCAGCCAATGGGAGAGCCCTGA